DNA sequence from the Nicotiana tomentosiformis chromosome 3, ASM39032v3, whole genome shotgun sequence genome:
TATAATGCTTAGCGCCTATTTCTTGCAGGAGGTTCAACCCTTGGAGATCTTTTGCAGGCTCTCGAAGACTATTTGCCTGTTCTCTTGGGGCTAGTTAAAGATGGTAAATACTTTGGCTGCTATCTCATTAGCATTCACTCTTTGTTGATTTTAGTTGTGAGATGTTGCTTTCTTGGCCATTTTCAGGGAGTCCATTACAACATAAAGTGCAGTTTATTTGGGTCAATCAAGAGGATGATGCAGAGGTCAGACTAGAAATTCAATTTTCTTTTCGTTTCTGTTTATGTTTAGTCTTCTATTTGGTTTTGCCACCATGAGGGAGAACTGTCTTATTTTGTCAGAATATTTCAGGAAACTGCAATGTTTAGTGCTTGGTATGAAGTGCTGTCTGTTTTGCACTTGATGGCAACACTGTCGTTATCGCAAGCTAACTTGCTGCTTCTTCCTAGAACATCTCTCGATGGTTATTCACCAAAAGTATCTGAAGGTGGGTATTGTTCCCATGTTTAACATTAGAGATTCTGTAACTGCAAGTAAATGTCTTGATGTATTCTTTATATTTATAACACTTGATTTCTTGGTGAAGCCTCTGAAACTTCTCTCAGGACACATTCATCTTGTGGCTTCAAATTGGTCTTTTGTTTTCCTCATTTTGTCTTTAATATCTGACAGAGAGCAGGCGATCTTCTGTTGATGTTTTTCTAAAGGCTGCTGGATATCTCGATTGTGCGGTTCGAAACGTTCTTCCCCAGTTGCCTGCTGAACAAAGGTTTCTATACCAATACAATGCAAATCCATGTTTTCGATTTAAATCTATCAGGGGTTAGATTTTCACTATTATTTGTATTGTATTTAGGAGAAATCTGCCAGTAGACCTAGCTGAAGGAGTTCTGCGAGCATTGTGCCTCCAAGCATTAGGGCAGGTAATAGCTCATTCAGAGCCTATATTTTTTTTGGTTGcgttattttaaaaattttaaaagtcCAATACCCATAACTTCTCAATGCTTTACTGGATACTCTCTCTTTTTGCTTCAATGAGTGTCCAATGATATCGAAATTATTATTGATGAATTTGGACAATGTAATTATATAAGCAAATACATATCATGCTTCTAGTGATAATCTTTCAGCTTCTCTTTTCTTGACTATCATTTTGTTAACATCCCAAAAAGGTCAGTGACATTCAAATAGTGCACCAAAGACACTGCAAGTAGTGTACGAGGGCTCAGTTAGGAATTCCTATGTTAATAAATAGGATTTGTAGAAATTGTCTATGACAATATGGTTCTGATTtgctgaagaagaaaatgactgtTTTCATGGATTGGCTTAGTAAATAACTAACTGGGcgtgtttggacataagaattgtaaaattccaaaataggggaaaaaaaattttcaagtgaaaatggtatttgaaatttagagttgtgtttggacatgaatataaattttgggttgtttttgaagttttgcgagtgatttgagtgaaaattagCTTTTTGtaggttttcaaatttttgaaaatttccaaaatgcatcttcaagtgaaaattggaaattttatgacttcgaaaaaaagtgaattttttttggaaaaaggaaaaaatttcttatgttcAAACGGGCTCTAAATATGCACAGGGCTGAAACATGAAATCTTCACACAAGGATTTGTGCTGTCTTTTCAATCTCAATATCTAATCCGTGTAGAGTCTCTCTCTTAGTGTGTATTTTGTTTTTGCCTTGGTTTTTAATGGAGCTTGAGTTCTTCATGTCTGTTACCTCTGCTTTCAATGGATAGAAGCATACTCTAATGCACACTAATTAACAAAGTGCAAGACACGTGTTTAGTATCAGCGACAGTAAAAGCAATCTATTTTTCAAAGATTGCTGTTATAACTGTTTACAATAGCGAAGGGGATCATCTTATTCTGGGTACATGCTTAATATCTAAACGCGGCAAAACCACTCTACTTGGCAAATTTTCTGCTATAAAAATGTGCACAGTAGTGCAGGCGGTCATCTGAATTTGAGTTATCTAAATTCAGCAGACTTTCATGCATTTAGCCATTTTGATTATGTTTGGTTAGTTCCAATATCATCCTATCCCCGAGCATTAGACGCATGTTTGTTTGTTTGGCTGTATTATGGTGCTGTCCATATGCTTTCTTGTGCTAACAATTCTCGTTGAATAGAGATCTTAGCTGTTGCCTGGTCTCTAGTTAAGAAAATGTACCGTATGGATTAAATTGTCTTCCTTATCTGATGTATCTGTCACCATGATCTTAGGCTGTTGATATTCAGCTTGGACTTGCAATTGACAGTACTAAAGCAACACTGGCTGTCAAAAGAAGGCTTGCATGCGAGATGGTAAAATACTGGCAGCAGGTACTGAATCCTTTCGCCAAAGCATACTCGACTGCTTTAATTTAAAAAAGGGATATATGAATCGTCTATACAATTCGGCTATATTCTagtccatttcattccagtgcTAACTAAATCAGGGTTCTCTGAATCTCGCACTTATTCCTACACAGGTAACTAGTTTAGTCCCAACTAGTTGGTATTGCCTATATATATCATTTGCTTCAATTGGAGTAGTTGGTCCTTTTAAACTCCTTCCCCTAGCATAACCATGGAGAGGGGAAAAGAAATCTCTGTGTTATTCCATTTTATGGAATTTGTCGCCGGATAGTGTCTAAGATATCAACTACTTTGCTTTTTTGTTACCTTGCAGGCTCAAGataacatcatgaaccttccgttATCAAATGGTTGGGGAGAAAAGCATAGGCTTTTCGTGAAGTGGAAATATATTGAAGCCAAGGTATCTTGTGATTCTCTTTCTTTTGTTTACTTCTTTAATTCCTAGATTTTAGTATCTATGTCAACAACAAGAGGTAACAAAATTATAGACCAGAGTGTTCTTTGATTTTACTTACTGATGAGTGAGACTTCCTTGGCACAAAGCTTGTCCTCTATAACGTTCAACATTTTTTAGTAATTCATGCAAGGATGACATCTGAGAACACTTTATTCTGGTTTGATGACATATGTAACTTAGTCCAAGCAACATTCAGTTGTATTTGGCAATTGGTGTGCAGAGCATAAAGATTAGAATGCTTAGTCTAGCACTTGTCATTCAGGGATATGGGATAGCTTTGTGTCCCATGTATGTTAACAAGCAGGTGCcaatatagaataaggaactctCACAGCACCTTATTTTATCTGACTGTCATTAGCTTATGATTTATCCCAACTAGTTTGGGACTGAGGTGTAGTTAACTGACTTTACCAACCGTCATGGCGTCATTAGCATATGGATTTATATCAAAATGTTCGGCTTTGTATTAGCCAATGTGCTATATTTGTCACGTATAAAGCACGCAGGAACCCTAaacaaaaaacaaacaaaaaaagaagCTGGAAAATGACCTACAGCTGAATTGGGGTCGGATGGGATTGTGAAAATAGTGGTGCAGATGTCATGCAATCCATCCAACATTCATGCCATAAATTCATTTGTCGTTCCTTTGAGTGCTTATCTAACCAGCGTGTCCAAATACTACACTCAGGTCCATGTTTTTCATTCTATGTTTAAATTGGACTTTTCTATAGTTGTTTTTTATCTCTCTCAATATCCTGATGCTTCGGAAGTGGCTGATTTTATAACCTTGCTGATTGCTCTTAGAATTTGACATGTGGTGTTAGGGATCTGAAACTCATATTTTATTGTTCTTCTTTTGAATAAGCTGATAGATAATTGATAGTCTACATCTTGCTGGCTACCTCGATTTGTAAGTGAAAGTCTCCTTTAAACTGACGATTTATGCGGTTTTTGCTCTTTGAAGACCAAATGCTTATAACTTTCTTCAGTTTAAGCAACCTAAAAATCCCTCTTAATTATGTCATGGAATGAGTATTTATAGCATAAAACAACTCTTTTGTTGTACTGGACAACCCTGCATCTTCCATCAGCAAAATTCTTTCTTCAATAAGAGAAGGTGATAGCTTTCAATAGTCACCGTTGGTGATACAAGAAAAGTTGTCTAAGTGAAAACTCCGTATAATCCATGTACTTAAGGACCTTCATGCTGGTCTTTGGAAAGCTTCTGCAGCTTCTTTGCCATCTTTTAAAGCTATTGCATTTTTCTCCCCTCAAGCTTATGCATGACACATAAAATTCTGTGTAGGCTTCAGCATACTATTATCATGGTCTAATCCTCGATGAAGGAAACACAGAAAAATCTCATGGAATGGCTGTAGCTGCCCTGCAAGCAGCAGATGAATATCTAAAAGAAAGTAAGAAGGCGTGTGAAGGTTTCAACGCAGCCATTCCTCTCTCCAGGTAAACTTTGCACAAACTTTGCATGATCCATTTTCCATTTTCTCCCCTTCATTACTCTTCAACTCCCTGTACTTcctatattttcttatttttcttgctATGCAGTGAAAGAACTTATTTTGGAAAAAAGTGGAAAAATTACTTGTAGCTTTGGTAAAATTAATTATGAAACCAAATCTATATAGAGACCTGAGCTATTAAGAACATTGGGAAACTAGTTATACGTTTAATTCTTCTTTAGCTATCAATTTTGATTATAAAATAACCCTTTCAATCGATAGCTTAGTGCAGAGTTTCAGTTATGGATTTTCATCTAGTGGCTCTCAGAAGATAGAAGAAATCTTTAGTTTAGCTTCAACTTTAGGACTTCCAACAGGTGTCCTGCATTTGGTCTGTTATTCATTGGTTTTTTGACTGGTTATATCTCTTTCTTTTCCAAATCCATCTTATCAGGAAACATCTTTGAGCTACTCCGTTTTCAACAAACCTCTGAAATATTACTTCAGATGGTATTCGGATGTCCTTGAATGTGGTTTCTCAACATAATACTGTATCTGAAGCTAGTGCTAAATTCGCTGTGAGCATGAAGCACTGTGATGAAGAGTTCGCTTTTAGCCCTAAATTTAAGATTTACCATGTATGATCATACTGACTTGTAGAACTGTGTCTAGTGCTTAAAATTCATCAGACTGGGAAACGTCATATTTTCATTTGGAACCTCTTTTGTGGTTGTAGTATGTCATCAATCATCGTAACATATTTTTTTCACCCCACCCTATCCTGTCTCTTCTGCCTACCTGACTTCCATTTGCCAATCCAGAAACCCTCCACTCTGGGGGACGATGAAGTATCTCGCCGAGAAAATTCCAAAGGATACTTCGAGCAAGGTGCGAATCAACAGGGACTTGTACTCTTATGAAAAGTAAggtcttattttattatttttgacttCTAAGATATGATGATACTTGGCTGCAGAATTGCTTATCTGATGTAGATTGCTAAATTTTGATATTGGTTTTGAGAGATGGCATGCATTCCTTATATAGGAGTATATGTTTTGAATATGGCTTGATATATTAGAAGATAGCATCTTGACTTTGATGAGGTATAATATTGTAATAGTACAGGGGAGCTTTGTTCTGCACCACCAACTAAACCAACCCCTTTAAtcaaaaaaataagaattaaaaaaataaaagatagactAAACCATACCCCCAAcacctccccccctccccctccccaaaaaaaaaataaaaaaataatgcaCAGTAATGAAAACCAATTACAAAAAAGAGGAGAAATGGATGAGTGTCAGAGATTGTTGTCTCTAGGGAAGTTGCAAATGAAATAGTTTATGCATGTTTTAAGCTTAATCAATGTGCAAGATACAGTTTCCCTGCTGGGAAAATACTTATACATGAAGAGGATTGCTGTAGGATCATGGAGACAGCCCCAACACTGCCAGATTTTGCATTGGCTCTCAAACCTGATGAATATCAGCTACCTCATGTGGATGCATCTTGGGATGATGAAACTACAGGCAGGAACCTAAACAAGCTCAAAGGGTGACTTATTCGATTCATCAGATTTCAGATTCTGGAAAATCCAGGCTGGTCGAAGGTGCAGGATGGTGGTAGTCACATCCCCAAGGTATCAGACTCTTGCTGTTCACTGAAGGCCCCTCTTTGCTGCACCCCTAGTTGAATCCGATCTCTATTCTCCAGTAAATTGAATCTTTATTTCTTTCTGCCCATCAGATGTATAGTCAACCCTGTGAGTGAGTTCTGTACAAGTTGCATTTGTTTGTAATCTTTAATCTACAGGAAAAGGAATGTATTTCTTTGCCAGCCTACCAAATAATCTTTTAGTGCCTCTTGTCCAGCAACCTGAACCCAGGAGAACTGATTGTTTGTAAGATGGACAAATCTCAGCGAAGAATGTTACAAGTTCTCCAATTTGTGTCTGAAGTTTATTAGTCAAAGAACCAATCTGTATCTGTAATTTTTGTTCAGTTTCATTTACTTTCTCTGGCAACGATTCTTTCGTGAAGAAAACTCGAGCTCTTGCAGAATTAGAAAATTTTCGTCCTATGCTTGAAACTAATGAAAGCAAGAGATGCGAATGGAAAATAAGAAGAGGGGAAAAGGAAGGGACAGTTaaaaagtcattttcttccctGTTAGATTTCTTTTTCTACGAGTTTTAATGAACATACTCGAGCACTTGAAGAAAGTAGAAAATTTTCATCCTATGTTTGAAAGTAGTGAAAACAAGAGATGGTCAAGGATAATAGAAAGAGGGAAAAGGAAGGTAGAGATGAGaaaagtcattttcttccctTTGTTTGGTGCGGGTGGAAAGGGAAAGAAACACCTTAGTTACTTCCATATTATCTTTACACCTAACAAAACAACAGGAGAGAAGTTATGACTCGAGCTTTCTCTAGTTTTCAAAGCAGTTATCACTGCAAGTGTGTGACAAAATAAAGTGGTGGTTGCTCTGAGGGCTCTCTCTTCGAGCTGCTGTCGCGCCTTAATTGGGGGGTGTTTCCTAGTACTCACTCCGTTCACTTTTTACTCGACAcattttgacttttcacgccccttaagatataataaatgaagtgcataatttaccatgatacccatattaattgatgcatattttattggatttgagaaaattatttgaaatgagtaataaatactgtgggtataacaggaaaaaaaaattgtcattctcttgatatgcgtaaagtgacaaataaaaataaaaatctatttttagtatacatgtaGGTTGCCATTTTGAAAAATTTTGTTGGTCATCTACACACTACACTATGGAGGAAGGTGGAGCGCCGGAAGATTTCTTGCTCTTACTGAACCAAAGGCTGCTTTTTGTATTTTTGAACAGAGATAAACAAAGTTCTCAAGTAGCATATTTTCAGAACCTTTTCCCCTCACATCTTTGGTgcgagtgggggggggggggggggggggtgtaaaACTATCGAGATTGAAATGTTGCATTTGAGTAATGCAGAGTTGAATTACACCTTAAATATGAACCGCACGAACTGTAACTAAGAGTTAACTTACTAAAAAAGTCTTCGCTCAAAGGCTGATGATTTGACATTAACACCATAGTTTAACTAGTTTCTTCATTTCTCACAAGTCACATGCCACTTAACCAACTTATTTGTTTTTGCTGGTTGGGGGGAGGGGGTGTCCATGGTGGGGTGTTGCTTCAAGGGCAAAAAGgagacaaagaaaaagaaaggaaataaaaGATATGGAGAAAAAAGGTCTAACGTGCACCTCGTAAGAGTCAAAAATTGATTTCCTTTAAATGGCACGGTAAGTTAGGAACCGAGCAACTTGTCAGGTCTTTATGAACACAAAAAATTGATATGGTACAATGACTAACTTCCAAACCTAGTATTGGTGAAATTGCACCTTTTTGACTGATCCAGCTTTTTATCAAGATATATTAATAGTACACTTGAGAGTGTCAAAAATCAAAATTCAGCAGAGCCGGGTGTCCGAGGGAAAGGTATTGCATCTCTTATGTTGTCTATTCCAGTCGCAAATTGAACGAGCCTTTCGAAGCCTAATCCAAATCCAGCATGAGGAACTACAACATAAGAAAAGGAGATGTCCAATCAAAATCTGTTTCGTGAAAATGTAAACTAGGAGGTGATGAACATTGGCGGTGCAAATTCACTGTCGTCTTTTCTCATAACGGACTTGCAGGAAAGTATCGTTAAGACAAGTTGCAGTTAAAGGATTTAAGGTAGCACTATTAGCATGTAGCATCCAAAATAAAGTGACATGCATCACTATGCACATAATTCACAAGTAGTAAAAAATGTGAATTTCATTATTCATCACAAATTCACCCACCTGAACCATAACGGCGCAGATCAAGATACCACCAAAAGCTTTCTTTGTTGAGATTCAAGTTATCCAAGCGCTCTTCTAGGTATTCAAGGCGTTCCTCCCTTTGACTTCCACCAATAAGTTCCCCGACCTGACATAAAAAAAGCATTTTGAAACATTGAGCTAGAACAATATTAGACATCATGACTTTAACTGGTACAACTTAATTGATAATTGGAAGCCACAGCGCTAAATCAACCACAAACAGCATAACCAGCTAAGCAGACATAGTAAAAGAAATAGCATTAGTGAGTTTCTGGCAATCCAAAACTGTAATAGCGCAGTGGCTATGCTCAGAGTTCAGATTCATATATGAGTAGTTCATGCTATAAATAACATACTGTAATTTCTACTATGAATGCCCTATctcagaaaggaaaaaaaaaagagaaaaaggaaaacagAGACCACTTGATTATTGTACAGACACCACTACTGGTTAAAGCGTAGTCAGACAAATCATTATAGGGATTAACTTATTGACAGGTTATAATGTACTATCAATATGGATATAGAATGTATACATGTGACAAATTTTCGAAATGCTTGTTTCAGCATAAAAATAAGCCTTTAATATGGGATTTTATGTCTCATCAGATCCTTGATGCTGCAAGCAGTGTATGTCGGTGCAAATGTATAACAGCTAAtgaaaaatactcatttgttTTAAGTTGTACAACTTGTCAAAGCAAACTAAAAATTTTCATGACAAACTAAAGTATTGATTAAGTTTCTAGAGTATACCCGAGGTACCAACATATCCATGGCTGCAACAGTCTTTCCATCATCATTCTGCCGCATGTAAAATGCTTTAATGTCCTGAATTAAGGAACAACAACTATCTGAAATCCCCATAGAGTTTGCACAATAAATGCAACTTGATAGGAAATTAAACCTTCGGATAGTCTCTAATAATTACAGGGCATCCACCGAAAGCCTCCTCGGTGATATATCGTTCATGCTCACTTTGCAAATCACATCCCCATTTCACCTATCAAATGCAGAGGCAGCCATTACTTTTCTAGGCAAAGTAGCAGGAGTGTGCACGGGAAGCCGTAAGTGAGAAAGCATGCAAATAAAGCAGACATACTGGGAAATCGAACTTCTTTGTTGCTTTTAATAGAAGCTCAATGGCGTCCGTGTACGTCAACTGCACAAAGTTCTTCTCAACAACATCCTGCAGGGAGCCTATGATTACAATTGGACCAACTATTAGGTGCACACTGTAGAGCACCACAGTTGTGGAAAATATTTTGGGAAGAAAACGCATAGAGTACGTAGAAATTCATACACTTAGTCTATTGATGATCCCTTTCTCAATCCAAGTATTGAAAAAATCCATATCTTCTTTGCAATTCTCCAACACATATTGCACCTTCCAAGCAGAGTTACGTCAATACAAAAGTCTAATTGTGAGACCAAAGTTATGAATATGCACTAAAGGACAGCAAGATGTGAAAAGTAACATACTACATACTGGAGATAGGCAGTAGCACAGGCCATGTCATCATCCAAGTCCGCAAAAGCTAGTTCTGGTTCGATCATCTTATAAAATATAAATCAGTGTCAACATTTTAGTGTGCCGGCATACaaggaaagaaataaaagagAAGTTCCACCACATTTTATCAGTTCGAATGTAAGCTTACCCAGAACTCAGCTAAGTGCCGGGAAGTGTTGGAATTTTCTGCTCTAAATGTGGGGCCAAAAGTATAGATCTGGAAACAGATATACGACATTGTTAGACTTTGAGAGCAATGAAGACAAGCATGAAACGATTTTGTGATGGAAAGATCAAGCTGGAAAAGTAGTTATAAGCCAGAGAAAGCAGTAGCATATGAAATTGAGAAGTGACAGCAGACTCTACATCGGAGAGAGCAGTAGCATATGTTTCGCCATTGAGTTGTCCGGACACGGTTAAAAAAGCTTGTTTCCCGAAGAAGTCCTGCAACAAAAAGATGTAATTTACAAGAAGAAAAAAAGACAGTTTTATGACAAAAATCCAACATCGAGTGCATATACCTATTAACTTTCAGAATTTAAGAAGTTTATATTGCTAGTAATGATATCGACTAGCaaaagacttcaaatagctagCTAATAAATTTCACTCTAAAACGGACAAAGCCCCCTAGATGTTGATTTACTTACTTGCGACCAGTCAACAGAACCGGATTCGGTAGTAGGGATAGCATTAACTGGTGAATCTCCACATTCTTTGGAGGTTGGAATCTGTTAGATAAACAAACATCTTACTCAGCACAAGAGATATTTCATAAGAAAGATTATAAGCAAAGTTCTGTTTCATTATTTGAATTGAACAAAGTATTGTTGGCATTTGGATGAATTAAAAAGAAATGATCATGCAAGGAGTATATCTTACAAAAGGGTCTAATCATTAGACATTGTTTTAGAGAAGCAAATCAAGTTGCGGACAAGATGGCTTCTCTAAGTCACCAATTAGAGGAAGTGTATATTTTCACTTATTTTGATACATTGCCGCGGCAGGTCAAAGGGCTTCTAAATGTAGATAGATGGCAAATTTCAGCATTCCGAGTCAGAGAAGACCAAGTACCATAGTGTAAGAACCACCATGAATTCTCAACTTCATTACCAATTGGCATGTTGGTGTGGAGATAATCCCATCAATTCTGTACTTATTGTATGAATTTGTTGTGTCAAATTCTCAATCCATATAGAAGGCTAGGCTATACCCTCCTTCTTCAAATTGTATCTTTTGCATTGGAATGGTAATAAAATCGTGACttggagtttaaaaaaaaaaaaaaaaaatcttacaaAGCATATGCGCAGGGGCAAGAAAAAGAAATTAATGACGAAGAAAGAGGAAGATAAACTTTAGTCATAGGAAACCATCTATGTCCAATAGAAGGCAAATACAAACAGGATTTCTGCAAGACTACAAGTAGACTAAGCTTTAATTCTTTGTATTAACAGTCTAAAATGCAACACTTCGACAGTGCAAAATTCAATTAAGTAGAATTATGAACTTCCAATACAACATCCTTCTAGCCCTCAACCAAGGTCAGTGTTTTAATTAAATCAACATATACATACCAAGGTGGTCACACGGAATTGCTCACCAGCTCCTTCACAATCAGAAGCAGTGATTATTGGACTTGAGACCCAAACAAAGCCATTTTCTTGGAAAAACTTGTGTGTAGCATAGGCCAAAGCATTTCTCACCCTTGAAACCTGAAATAAGCGGACATAAAATTAGGGATCGACAAATAAAAAAGACTTACAATAGAAGTTTGCATATCCAGAGAAACAGAGAAATCTATCATATATACAGGAAACGTAATGGCTTCTAATCTTGCCGGATTTAACTCCCAAGGTATTTACACCCTAAGAGTGATTTTACCAATCAAGCCAATCACCCATTTATATTAATCTAAGGCTGTTAATAGAAAATAATTCATCCTTTCAAAATGTCAAGCCTATTGGTTATATTGCCAACATCAATGGTATCCAGCTACCAGCTACTCCTAATAGTAATCCAATTATTTATCATTTCTAGGAAAAATCAACCAACAAAAGGAGAATAGAACTCCTTGATTCGGGCAATGTAAGTTATAGGTGTTTAAAGAATCAGCATTACTTGCCTTGGAAAAGGACAATAACCTTGAATTGAAGAACTAGCCGAGAAGAATTGCTGTCCAATGTGATTTACTTGCATATAGGTCTCATGTAACTATTCTATCATTCAATTCCAATCACCAGTTATATTTTTGTTCTTATTGGATCTGTGACCCAAAGAAACTTCTTCATTCTCGGTATGTAGGGGAAAGGAAAGGATTTGGGGATGGGGGttttgttggggggggggggggagatgaAACTGACTGATCACTATACAGAAAGGATGAAGGATGAACGCAAGGGCAGAGCAGTTAGGCTCTAGTACCCTCTGATTACAGGCTGCTGGGGACTGCCGTAAAATGAAGATAAATTTTATGAAAAACGTGTCATACTAAGAAAAGGAGTaagtattattttattcccattaCAGGGAAACTAGCTAAATTCCCTTGGCGTAAGGCGGATATTCATAAGTATTTCAAACAGAAAGGGAAAACTGAGTACTGCATGTAAGAAGGTAAAAAAGACAAACCTATAGTATGGATCACAAAATAGCATAGGGCATAATTACATGCAATTAGCACCATTCCCTAGCAAACTACATGGATATTCCAAAACCTCCTCAGAGTATCTGGGTAAAATAAAACGAGAAACTTGAAAACTACAAATAATAACACTGCAGCAGTCCTAACTCATACCGCACCAAAAGTATTAGTTCGAGGGCGAAGATGAGCTTTCGTCCTCAAAAATTCTCTGCTGACCCTTTTCTTCTGGATAGGAAAAGAAGGATTGCTTTTACCAACCTGTGAGGAAACCAATACGAGCAAGCATAGTGATTAAATGACCAGTACATATTGTACAAGTATAACAACATTACGGATTAGATTAGTTACAGCAAAAATATTGATAAGCTTATTCATAACAGAGAAAATTTATAATTACGTGCATCATTCCTGTTGGCATTTACTCAGTTTTCAGTTAGTCTTGTGCTTCTCATTTCCTCTCTTTACAAATCACTAAGTCAAGTATCCTCAGTGAAAGGTAGCTGCTCTTAGGTTCAAGGCAAATTTTTTGGATAAAGGCATTCAAGGCTAGTTTCAATAGAAGAAAAATATAATTGCAGGTTTAAGGATGTGTAAGCATGCTCGTATACTTAAGCAATAGAAAATTGACGAATTAGATTAAAATCAATTACCACTACAAGCTTCTGAACCTTCAACTCTATTTTCTGCTTTGATCCTTGACTGCCGACCACAGTACCTTCTATACATACTGATGCACCAGTTGAAATTGAACCATTATCTACCTGTAAGAAAAGCATCAGACAAAGTTAAAGTAGATAAAGATGAGAGGCCAAACAACTCAAATAACCCATGAAATTAAAGTCTATAATTTTTCTAATGATTCTTCGATGCTGGAGCCTTAAAAAATTATCAATAATGTTGGAGCCTTAAAAGATAATTCCC
Encoded proteins:
- the LOC104089515 gene encoding uncharacterized protein isoform X1, which translates into the protein MGCFVSTPQDTGGNRRRPGNIGDVSVFVPGLRIPKPVDFSLAFGDNLSKTLVERLSALRTRIVVMAGQEAPTITRTRRKTATQHGGSTLGDLLQALEDYLPVLLGLVKDGSPLQHKVQFIWVNQEDDAEETAMFSAWYEVLSVLHLMATLSLSQANLLLLPRTSLDGYSPKVSEESRRSSVDVFLKAAGYLDCAVRNVLPQLPAEQRRNLPVDLAEGVLRALCLQALGQAVDIQLGLAIDSTKATLAVKRRLACEMVKYWQQAQDNIMNLPLSNGWGEKHRLFVKWKYIEAKASAYYYHGLILDEGNTEKSHGMAVAALQAADEYLKESKKACEGFNAAIPLSRNPPLWGTMKYLAEKIPKDTSSKVRINRDLYSYEKIMETAPTLPDFALALKPDEYQLPHVDASWDDETTGRNLNKLKG
- the LOC104089515 gene encoding uncharacterized protein isoform X2, which codes for MGCFVSTPQDTGGNRRRPGNIGDVSVFVPGLRIPKPVDFSLAFGDNLSKTLVERLSALRTRIVVMAGQEAPTITRTRRKTATQHGGSTLGDLLQALEDYLPVLLGLVKDGSPLQHKVQFIWVNQEDDAEETAMFSAWYEVLSVLHLMATLSLSQANLLLLPRTSLDGYSPKVSEESRRSSVDVFLKAAGYLDCAVRNVLPQLPAEQRRNLPVDLAEGVLRALCLQALGQAVDIQLGLAIDSTKATLAVKRRLACEMVKYWQQAQDNIMNLPLSNGWGEKHRLFVKWKYIEAKASAYYYHGLILDEGNTEKSHGMAVAALQAADEYLKESKKACEGFNAAIPLSRIMETAPTLPDFALALKPDEYQLPHVDASWDDETTGRNLNKLKG
- the LOC104089516 gene encoding asparagine--tRNA ligase, chloroplastic/mitochondrial encodes the protein MAGALSPATTLRLKPFCTVRFFTNYRKPIKILTPNFHSSFPLKLHTSSTPAPYLCRQRSFCSVVSAAISSGEAVEKSKFEQKKDIKTEQVREFKKRLSIADIKGGPDEGLDRLGETLVVRGWVRTVRAQSSVTFIDVNDGSCLSNMQCVMGSEAEGYDQVDNGSISTGASVCIEGTVVGSQGSKQKIELKVQKLVVVGKSNPSFPIQKKRVSREFLRTKAHLRPRTNTFGAVSRVRNALAYATHKFFQENGFVWVSSPIITASDCEGAGEQFRVTTLIPTSKECGDSPVNAIPTTESGSVDWSQDFFGKQAFLTVSGQLNGETYATALSDIYTFGPTFRAENSNTSRHLAEFWMIEPELAFADLDDDMACATAYLQYVVQYVLENCKEDMDFFNTWIEKGIINRLSDVVEKNFVQLTYTDAIELLLKATKKFDFPVKWGCDLQSEHERYITEEAFGGCPVIIRDYPKDIKAFYMRQNDDGKTVAAMDMLVPRVGELIGGSQREERLEYLEERLDNLNLNKESFWWYLDLRRYGSVPHAGFGLGFERLVQFATGIDNIRDAIPFPRTPGSAEF